A window of the Carassius carassius chromosome 36, fCarCar2.1, whole genome shotgun sequence genome harbors these coding sequences:
- the alpk2 gene encoding alpha-protein kinase 2 isoform X2, translating to MATPDNLLFLDTVNSSFVSPPIEQNEPTQATDNQTDDSFSLVPDPDSGSSGIMPVPCEDGTPDIHDTNNERENESGVVLTQPLDHTAMIEMNKSDNCDFSTAAIMETDSITNSTNLVHQLDRNQNDKHGNSNTKEDPNEAPGTLMSPLLTDHNRQEEMSQDTILNQYASFESIRLDVKPMANDDDPLVDTVSNVMNGASNETNATSSETLIQTCHDTSEGVDLAVEAATDPEIKDNAEDLICCGFTTSSQAEDPKTGIHLSLADLHEADTLNILKHASEVLDFLGLNKNVLETAEWLVNDSEIIQTANQDLASSNVEFCTGALTQMVPNLLQDSKPDVTESESNRTEDSMLDRTTETKFPLDISRVQPLATEKTDDSESLFHRSMLKASQIGEKHEKDLSQVIVCPTPVTNRDLGECSEDFDDACLKFTRMEHDVEAGSELWLDACQFLAGEEDEGAIFDMWGCSCSPSPTTAHPDKTKASDYSRRENISIDHHTEDWELRFPPVESWSSSDSWASALSDWFQAVNTYSEDSFTSANTSSTDPKHGMAIQDNIFEQSTSPDNANITGKTCLNLLEPEEPGQALSRGLVESDNTNGTLFKQADKDGLPSHSDSDRQDNTTMENNMSMLERSASNKPDAAMVNASKSPANEASAKLYGTRQIPGELWSTKSEGNALVEVTGDEVSELTSSFNSQRISVCTSSKNLTDCVSGEERRHSSDVALHTCASQSNSCRRAEGNETFVHCNNEEFTVKPKEEEIITFPQFIMPFAPISTANTFLNSSLLKSPQDISPKGIINEIHIKSDQKSVSSDDPFKDHFHTCPDQSSSSSSGDSDEPSIKDTKRKAEYSDTCDISKELSKLILLTGQRFTVSEDKRVGYVTLDLEDPSLNNLSFSNYEERPKTDNMPHMTSKTSSDGKTCSEHKEKPAEKQQHGIQTSKKQNLQPPSQMKEEFNSKGDGCEDHPVTVIETIIITEKIAAKTQGKKKKKHAQHGTPKPENDQLSDIGNRSTQKNLDLKVASIGLDKPESHLPTKIDVTNKDSTQKVISVRPKVKPYFGSVDAFQKATPMKLKVDAGNTAKMEKKTCTSDPPSMCLPSMLNDDIKRRRIADDLSGAVPIRTRPQLPTIFRQARKDGEDTTRRAYSEVVKQKTPIPKEVVVPRVVSEIQADPVPADPQNILLWCKFSPVPPGATIKWTKEGTVLSEINKVEKDDGRFTLTILMACRKDLGLYKCSLNAANISVSTSEYHLTSEVLMELVIPSHDQPAEPRVVDGDEENIQCSPLLFKEDFLSDQYFGENQPASIVTEKAHFGEGIHRKAFRTTLREGNLPSFNPGHPCVLKVHNAIGYGTKNNGELVQKNYSLAVEECHVQNTAREYFKAYNSVAKSTESFGEVPEIIPIYLVHRPSSDVPYATLEEELLGDFVKYSVKDGKEINLMRRDSEAGQKCCAFQHWVYTQTEGNLLVTDMQGVGMKLTDVGIATCKKGYKGFRGNCATSFIDQFKALHQCNRYCELLGLTSLQPKPKRTIGPPKPKSQPAPKKKTFGPVLNGKS from the exons ATGGCCACCCCAGACAATCTGCTGTTCCTCGACACTGTCAACTCTTCCTTCGTTTCACCGCCCATAGAGCAAAATGAGCCCACACAGGCCACGGACAACCAGACAGACGACAGCTTTAGTTTAGTCCCTGATCCAGACTCAGGAAGCTCAGGAATAATGCCAGTTCCGTGCGAGGATGGGACCCCTGACATCCATGATACAAACAATGAAAGAGAAAATGAGAGTGGTGTAGTCTTAACACAGCCCCTGGATCACACTGCAATGATAGAGATGAATAAAAGTGATAACTGTGACTTCAGTACTGCTGCTATAATGGAGACTGACAGTATCACAAACAGTACTAACCTAGTTCACCAATTAGACAGAAATCAAAACGACAAACATGGTAACTCAAACACTAAAGAGGATCCAAATGAGGCTCCTGGCACTTTAATGAGTCCATTATTAACAGATCACAACAGACAAGAAGAAATGAGCCAAGACACCATTTTAAACCAATATGCCTCTTTTGAGAGCATTAGACTTGATGTTAAGCCAATGGCTAATGATGATGATCCCTTGGTAGATACTGTCTCTAATGTAATGAATGGTGCAAGCAATGAGACCAATGCAACTTCTTCTGAAACCCTCATCCAGACTTGCCATGATACATCTGAAGGTGTTGATTTAGCAGTGGAAGCAGCAACTGATCCAGAAATAAAGGACAATGCAGAGGACTTGatatgttgtggcttcacaaccTCTTCACAAGCAGAAGATCCAAAGACTGGGATTCATCTATCTTTGGCTGATTTGCATGAAGCAGACACTCTGAACATCTTAAAACATGCCTCTGAAGTATTAGATTTTTTGGGGTTGAACAAAAATGTCTTGGAAACAGCTGAATGGCTGGTCAATGACAGCGAGATCATTCAGACTGCAAATCAAGACTTGGCCTCCTCAAATGTTGAGTTTTGCACCGGCGCGTTAACCCAAATGGTTCCGAATCTACTACAGGATTCAAAACCTGATGTAACAGAATCAGAATCCAACAGAACAGAAGATTCCATGCTTGATAGAACGACTGAAACAAAATTCCCATTGGACATCAGTAGGGTGCAACCTTTGGCAACtgagaaaacagatgattctgaGTCACTTTTCCACCGATCCATGCTTAAAGCCTCACAAATTGGTGAAAAACATGAGAAGGATCTCTCACAAGTGATCGTTTGCCCAACACCTGTCACAAATAGAGATTTAGGTGAATGTTCTGAGGACTTTGACGATGCTTGCTTAAAGTTCACAAGAATGGAACATGATGTTGAGGCTGGTAGCGAGTTGTGGCTGGATGCCTGCCAGTTCTTGGCGGGTGAAGAGGATGAGGGTGCTATTTTTGACATGTGGGGTTGTTCGTGTTCTCCCAGCCCCACCACAGCCCATCCAGACAAAACAAAAGCCTCGGATTACTCCAGGAGAGAGAACATTTCAATTGACCACCACACTGAAGACTGGGAGCTGAGGTTTCCACCTGTTGAGAGTTGGTCATCCTCAGACAGCTGGGCTAGTGCACTTTCAGACTGGTTCCAGGCAGTTAACACCTATTCAGAAGACTCTTTTACCAGCGCTAACACTTCAAGCACTGATCCTAAGCATGGTATGGCAATCCAAGACAACATTTTTGAGCAAAGCACAAGTCCTGATAATGCAAACATCACTGGAAAGACATGTCTGAACCTCTTAGAACCAGAAGAACCAGGTCAAGCCTTGAGTAGAGGACTAGTTGAGTCTGATAACACTAATGGAACTCTTTTTAAACAAGCTGATAAAGATGGACTTCCGTCTCATTCAGACTCAGACAGACAGGACAATACAACCATGGAGAACAACATGAGTATGTTGGAGAGGTCAGCATCCAATAAACCAGATGCAGCCATGGTTAATGCATCAAAATCTCCTGCAAACGAGGCCAGTGCCAAGCTTTATGGAACTCGACAAATCCCTGGAGAGCTTTGGAGTACAAAG tcGGAAGGAAATGCACTGGTGGAGGTGACCGGAGACGAAGTTTCTGAACTCACAAGCAGTTTTAATTCTCAAAGGATCTCAGTGTGCACCAGCAGCAAGAATTTAACTGACTGTGTGAGTGGTGAGGAGCGGCGTCACAGCTCCGATGTTGCTCTCCACACATGTGCCTCTCAGTCGAACAGTTGCAGACGTGCTGAAGGAAATGAAACGTTTGTACACTGTAACAATGAGGAGTTCACCGTGAAGCCAAAAGAGGAGGAAATAATTACATTTCCACAGTTTATCATGCCGTTTGCTCCAATCAGTACTGCAAATACTTTCCTCAATAGTAGTTTATTGAAAAGTCCACAGGATATTTCACCTAAAGGTATTATTAATGAGATACACATTAAGAGTGATCAAAAATCAGTCAGTAGTGACGATCCGTTTAAAGATCACTTTCATACATGCCCTGACCAGTCTTCATCTTCATCCAGTGGAGATTCAGATGAACCTTCCATCAAGGACACTAAAAGAAAAGCAGAGTACAGTGATACCTGTGACATCAGCAAAGAGCTTTCTAAGTTAATTTTACTCACAGGACAGCGTTTTACGGTGTCTGAAGACAAACGTGTTGGATATGTCACTCTAGACTTGGAAGACCCcagtttaaataatttatcattttcaaACTATGAGGAACGACCCAAAACTGACAATATGCCTCACATGACTTCCAAAACTTCCTCAGATGGTAAAACATGCTCTGAACATAAGGAGAAACCAGCAGAGAAGCAGCAACATGGGATTCAAACATCAAAGAAGCAAAATCTTCAGCCCCCATCCCAGATGAAAGAGGAATTCAATTCAAAAGGAGATGGTTGTGAAGATCATCCAGTTACAGTCATTGAAACCATCATTATCACAGAGAAGATCGCTGCTAAAACCCaagggaaaaagaaaaagaagcatGCACAACACGGGACACCAAAACCCGAAAATGATCAACTGAGTGACATAGGGAACAGAAGCACTCAGAAGAACCTTGACCTGAAGGTAGCATCAATTGGTCTGGATAAACCAGAATCTCATCTTCCCACTAAAATAGACGTTACGAACAAAGATAGCACTCAgaaagtgatttcagtgagaCCCAAAGTAAAACCCTACTTTGGCAGTGTAGATGCCTTTCAGAAAGCCACCCCTATGAAACTCAAAGTAGATGCTGGTAACACAgccaaaatggaaaaaaagacgTGCACCTCTGATCCTCCAAGCATGTGTTTACCCAGCatgctgaatgatgacatcaagCGCAGGCGAATCGCAGATGACCTTTCTGGAGCAGTTCCGATCAGGACGAGGCCCCAGCTGCCCACTATTTTCCGCCAAGCAAGAAAAGATGGAGAAGATACGACCCGGAGAGCTTACAGTGAGGTTGTCAAGCAGAAGACTCCTATACCCAAAGAAG TTGTGGTTCCTCGTGTAGTCTCAGAGATCCAGGCTGACCCAGTCCCTGCTGACCCCCAGAACATCTTGCTTTGGTGCAAGTTCAGTCCCGTCCCACCTGGTGCCACCATTAAGTGGACTAAAGAGGGAACAGTGCTGTCAGAGATAAACAAAGT AGAGAAGGATGACGGCCGCTTCACTTTGACAATCCTAATGGCTTGCAGGAAAGATCTAGGGCTGTACAAATGCAGCCTGAATGCTGCCAACATTTCTGTTTCGACCTCAGAGTACCATCTCACATCTGAGG TGCTTATGGAACTAGTCATTCCGAGTCATGATCAGCCAG CTGAGCCCAGGGTTGTGGACGGAGATGAGGAGAACATCCAGTGCAGCCCGCTTCTCTTTAAGGAAGATTTTCTCTCAGATCAGTACTTTGGGGAGAATCAACCAGCGAGCATCGTGACTGAAAAGGCCCACTTCGGTGAAGGCATACATCGCAAGGCTTTCAGGACCACTCTTAGAGAAGGCAATCTGCCGAGCTTCAACCCCGGCCATCCCTGCGTCCTGAAAGTACACAATGCCATCGGCTATGGGACCAAAAATAACGGGGAACTTGTCCAGAAGAACTACAGCCTGGCTGTGGAG gaATGTCATGTGCAGAATACCGCCAGGGAATATTTTAAAGCATACAATAGTGTGGCCAAGTCTACAGAATCATTTGGAGAGGTGCCAGA AATCATCCCTATTTATTTGGTGCACCGGCCGTCTAGCGACGTCCCTTATGCCACGCTGGAGGAGGAGCTGCTAGGAGATTTTGTGAAGTACTCCGTGAAGGACGGGAAGGAGATCAACCTGATGCGCAGAGACTCTGAGGCGGGACAGAAATGCTGCGCCTTCCAGCACTGGGTCTATACACAGACCGAAGGCAACCTGCTGGTCACCGATATGCAGG GTGTGGGTATGAAACTGACAGATGTTGGGATTGCCACCTGTAAAAAAGG ATATAAGGGCTTCAGAGGAAACTGTGCCACGTCCTTCATTGATCAGTTCAAGGCTCTTCATCAGTGTAACAGGTACTGTGAGCTTCTGGGCCTGACTTCTCTTCAGCCCAAGCCAAAACGGACCATCGGCCCGCCAAAGCCAAAATCACAACCGGCTCCGAAGAAAAAAACCTTCGGCCCCGTTCTGAACGGCAAATCCTGA
- the alpk2 gene encoding alpha-protein kinase 2 isoform X1, with protein sequence MATPDNLLFLDTVNSSFVSPPIEQNEPTQATDNQTDDSFSLVPDPDSGSSGIMPVPCEDGTPDIHDTNNERENESGVVLTQPLDHTAMIEMNKSDNCDFSTAAIMETDSITNSTNLVHQLDRNQNDKHGNSNTKEDPNEAPGTLMSPLLTDHNRQEEMSQDTILNQYASFESIRLDVKPMANDDDPLVDTVSNVMNGASNETNATSSETLIQTCHDTSEGVDLAVEAATDPEIKDNAEDLICCGFTTSSQAEDPKTGIHLSLADLHEADTLNILKHASEVLDFLGLNKNVLETAEWLVNDSEIIQTANQDLASSNVEFCTGALTQMVPNLLQDSKPDVTESESNRTEDSMLDRTTETKFPLDISRVQPLATEKTDDSESLFHRSMLKASQIGEKHEKDLSQVIVCPTPVTNRDLGECSEDFDDACLKFTRMEHDVEAGSELWLDACQFLAGEEDEGAIFDMWGCSCSPSPTTAHPDKTKASDYSRRENISIDHHTEDWELRFPPVESWSSSDSWASALSDWFQAVNTYSEDSFTSANTSSTDPKHGMAIQDNIFEQSTSPDNANITGKTCLNLLEPEEPGQALSRGLVESDNTNGTLFKQADKDGLPSHSDSDRQDNTTMENNMSMLERSASNKPDAAMVNASKSPANEASAKLYGTRQIPGELWSTKSEGNALVEVTGDEVSELTSSFNSQRISVCTSSKNLTDCVSGEERRHSSDVALHTCASQSNSCRRAEGNETFVHCNNEEFTVKPKEEEIITFPQFIMPFAPISTANTFLNSSLLKSPQDISPKGIINEIHIKSDQKSVSSDDPFKDHFHTCPDQSSSSSSGDSDEPSIKDTKRKAEYSDTCDISKELSKLILLTGQRFTVSEDKRVGYVTLDLEDPSLNNLSFSNYEERPKTDNMPHMTSKTSSDGKTCSEHKEKPAEKQQHGIQTSKKQNLQPPSQMKEEFNSKGDGCEDHPVTVIETIIITEKIAAKTQGKKKKKHAQHGTPKPENDQLSDIGNRSTQKNLDLKVASIGLDKPESHLPTKIDVTNKDSTQKVISVRPKVKPYFGSVDAFQKATPMKLKVDAGNTAKMEKKTCTSDPPSMCLPSMLNDDIKRRRIADDLSGAVPIRTRPQLPTIFRQARKDGEDTTRRAYSEVVKQKTPIPKEVVVPRVVSEIQADPVPADPQNILLWCKFSPVPPGATIKWTKEGTVLSEINKVEKDDGRFTLTILMACRKDLGLYKCSLNAANISVSTSEYHLTSEVLMELVIPSHDQPAEPRVVDGDEENIQCSPLLFKEDFLSDQYFGENQPASIVTEKAHFGEGIHRKAFRTTLREGNLPSFNPGHPCVLKVHNAIGYGTKNNGELVQKNYSLAVEVRECHVQNTAREYFKAYNSVAKSTESFGEVPEIIPIYLVHRPSSDVPYATLEEELLGDFVKYSVKDGKEINLMRRDSEAGQKCCAFQHWVYTQTEGNLLVTDMQGVGMKLTDVGIATCKKGYKGFRGNCATSFIDQFKALHQCNRYCELLGLTSLQPKPKRTIGPPKPKSQPAPKKKTFGPVLNGKS encoded by the exons ATGGCCACCCCAGACAATCTGCTGTTCCTCGACACTGTCAACTCTTCCTTCGTTTCACCGCCCATAGAGCAAAATGAGCCCACACAGGCCACGGACAACCAGACAGACGACAGCTTTAGTTTAGTCCCTGATCCAGACTCAGGAAGCTCAGGAATAATGCCAGTTCCGTGCGAGGATGGGACCCCTGACATCCATGATACAAACAATGAAAGAGAAAATGAGAGTGGTGTAGTCTTAACACAGCCCCTGGATCACACTGCAATGATAGAGATGAATAAAAGTGATAACTGTGACTTCAGTACTGCTGCTATAATGGAGACTGACAGTATCACAAACAGTACTAACCTAGTTCACCAATTAGACAGAAATCAAAACGACAAACATGGTAACTCAAACACTAAAGAGGATCCAAATGAGGCTCCTGGCACTTTAATGAGTCCATTATTAACAGATCACAACAGACAAGAAGAAATGAGCCAAGACACCATTTTAAACCAATATGCCTCTTTTGAGAGCATTAGACTTGATGTTAAGCCAATGGCTAATGATGATGATCCCTTGGTAGATACTGTCTCTAATGTAATGAATGGTGCAAGCAATGAGACCAATGCAACTTCTTCTGAAACCCTCATCCAGACTTGCCATGATACATCTGAAGGTGTTGATTTAGCAGTGGAAGCAGCAACTGATCCAGAAATAAAGGACAATGCAGAGGACTTGatatgttgtggcttcacaaccTCTTCACAAGCAGAAGATCCAAAGACTGGGATTCATCTATCTTTGGCTGATTTGCATGAAGCAGACACTCTGAACATCTTAAAACATGCCTCTGAAGTATTAGATTTTTTGGGGTTGAACAAAAATGTCTTGGAAACAGCTGAATGGCTGGTCAATGACAGCGAGATCATTCAGACTGCAAATCAAGACTTGGCCTCCTCAAATGTTGAGTTTTGCACCGGCGCGTTAACCCAAATGGTTCCGAATCTACTACAGGATTCAAAACCTGATGTAACAGAATCAGAATCCAACAGAACAGAAGATTCCATGCTTGATAGAACGACTGAAACAAAATTCCCATTGGACATCAGTAGGGTGCAACCTTTGGCAACtgagaaaacagatgattctgaGTCACTTTTCCACCGATCCATGCTTAAAGCCTCACAAATTGGTGAAAAACATGAGAAGGATCTCTCACAAGTGATCGTTTGCCCAACACCTGTCACAAATAGAGATTTAGGTGAATGTTCTGAGGACTTTGACGATGCTTGCTTAAAGTTCACAAGAATGGAACATGATGTTGAGGCTGGTAGCGAGTTGTGGCTGGATGCCTGCCAGTTCTTGGCGGGTGAAGAGGATGAGGGTGCTATTTTTGACATGTGGGGTTGTTCGTGTTCTCCCAGCCCCACCACAGCCCATCCAGACAAAACAAAAGCCTCGGATTACTCCAGGAGAGAGAACATTTCAATTGACCACCACACTGAAGACTGGGAGCTGAGGTTTCCACCTGTTGAGAGTTGGTCATCCTCAGACAGCTGGGCTAGTGCACTTTCAGACTGGTTCCAGGCAGTTAACACCTATTCAGAAGACTCTTTTACCAGCGCTAACACTTCAAGCACTGATCCTAAGCATGGTATGGCAATCCAAGACAACATTTTTGAGCAAAGCACAAGTCCTGATAATGCAAACATCACTGGAAAGACATGTCTGAACCTCTTAGAACCAGAAGAACCAGGTCAAGCCTTGAGTAGAGGACTAGTTGAGTCTGATAACACTAATGGAACTCTTTTTAAACAAGCTGATAAAGATGGACTTCCGTCTCATTCAGACTCAGACAGACAGGACAATACAACCATGGAGAACAACATGAGTATGTTGGAGAGGTCAGCATCCAATAAACCAGATGCAGCCATGGTTAATGCATCAAAATCTCCTGCAAACGAGGCCAGTGCCAAGCTTTATGGAACTCGACAAATCCCTGGAGAGCTTTGGAGTACAAAG tcGGAAGGAAATGCACTGGTGGAGGTGACCGGAGACGAAGTTTCTGAACTCACAAGCAGTTTTAATTCTCAAAGGATCTCAGTGTGCACCAGCAGCAAGAATTTAACTGACTGTGTGAGTGGTGAGGAGCGGCGTCACAGCTCCGATGTTGCTCTCCACACATGTGCCTCTCAGTCGAACAGTTGCAGACGTGCTGAAGGAAATGAAACGTTTGTACACTGTAACAATGAGGAGTTCACCGTGAAGCCAAAAGAGGAGGAAATAATTACATTTCCACAGTTTATCATGCCGTTTGCTCCAATCAGTACTGCAAATACTTTCCTCAATAGTAGTTTATTGAAAAGTCCACAGGATATTTCACCTAAAGGTATTATTAATGAGATACACATTAAGAGTGATCAAAAATCAGTCAGTAGTGACGATCCGTTTAAAGATCACTTTCATACATGCCCTGACCAGTCTTCATCTTCATCCAGTGGAGATTCAGATGAACCTTCCATCAAGGACACTAAAAGAAAAGCAGAGTACAGTGATACCTGTGACATCAGCAAAGAGCTTTCTAAGTTAATTTTACTCACAGGACAGCGTTTTACGGTGTCTGAAGACAAACGTGTTGGATATGTCACTCTAGACTTGGAAGACCCcagtttaaataatttatcattttcaaACTATGAGGAACGACCCAAAACTGACAATATGCCTCACATGACTTCCAAAACTTCCTCAGATGGTAAAACATGCTCTGAACATAAGGAGAAACCAGCAGAGAAGCAGCAACATGGGATTCAAACATCAAAGAAGCAAAATCTTCAGCCCCCATCCCAGATGAAAGAGGAATTCAATTCAAAAGGAGATGGTTGTGAAGATCATCCAGTTACAGTCATTGAAACCATCATTATCACAGAGAAGATCGCTGCTAAAACCCaagggaaaaagaaaaagaagcatGCACAACACGGGACACCAAAACCCGAAAATGATCAACTGAGTGACATAGGGAACAGAAGCACTCAGAAGAACCTTGACCTGAAGGTAGCATCAATTGGTCTGGATAAACCAGAATCTCATCTTCCCACTAAAATAGACGTTACGAACAAAGATAGCACTCAgaaagtgatttcagtgagaCCCAAAGTAAAACCCTACTTTGGCAGTGTAGATGCCTTTCAGAAAGCCACCCCTATGAAACTCAAAGTAGATGCTGGTAACACAgccaaaatggaaaaaaagacgTGCACCTCTGATCCTCCAAGCATGTGTTTACCCAGCatgctgaatgatgacatcaagCGCAGGCGAATCGCAGATGACCTTTCTGGAGCAGTTCCGATCAGGACGAGGCCCCAGCTGCCCACTATTTTCCGCCAAGCAAGAAAAGATGGAGAAGATACGACCCGGAGAGCTTACAGTGAGGTTGTCAAGCAGAAGACTCCTATACCCAAAGAAG TTGTGGTTCCTCGTGTAGTCTCAGAGATCCAGGCTGACCCAGTCCCTGCTGACCCCCAGAACATCTTGCTTTGGTGCAAGTTCAGTCCCGTCCCACCTGGTGCCACCATTAAGTGGACTAAAGAGGGAACAGTGCTGTCAGAGATAAACAAAGT AGAGAAGGATGACGGCCGCTTCACTTTGACAATCCTAATGGCTTGCAGGAAAGATCTAGGGCTGTACAAATGCAGCCTGAATGCTGCCAACATTTCTGTTTCGACCTCAGAGTACCATCTCACATCTGAGG TGCTTATGGAACTAGTCATTCCGAGTCATGATCAGCCAG CTGAGCCCAGGGTTGTGGACGGAGATGAGGAGAACATCCAGTGCAGCCCGCTTCTCTTTAAGGAAGATTTTCTCTCAGATCAGTACTTTGGGGAGAATCAACCAGCGAGCATCGTGACTGAAAAGGCCCACTTCGGTGAAGGCATACATCGCAAGGCTTTCAGGACCACTCTTAGAGAAGGCAATCTGCCGAGCTTCAACCCCGGCCATCCCTGCGTCCTGAAAGTACACAATGCCATCGGCTATGGGACCAAAAATAACGGGGAACTTGTCCAGAAGAACTACAGCCTGGCTGTGGAGGTGAGA gaATGTCATGTGCAGAATACCGCCAGGGAATATTTTAAAGCATACAATAGTGTGGCCAAGTCTACAGAATCATTTGGAGAGGTGCCAGA AATCATCCCTATTTATTTGGTGCACCGGCCGTCTAGCGACGTCCCTTATGCCACGCTGGAGGAGGAGCTGCTAGGAGATTTTGTGAAGTACTCCGTGAAGGACGGGAAGGAGATCAACCTGATGCGCAGAGACTCTGAGGCGGGACAGAAATGCTGCGCCTTCCAGCACTGGGTCTATACACAGACCGAAGGCAACCTGCTGGTCACCGATATGCAGG GTGTGGGTATGAAACTGACAGATGTTGGGATTGCCACCTGTAAAAAAGG ATATAAGGGCTTCAGAGGAAACTGTGCCACGTCCTTCATTGATCAGTTCAAGGCTCTTCATCAGTGTAACAGGTACTGTGAGCTTCTGGGCCTGACTTCTCTTCAGCCCAAGCCAAAACGGACCATCGGCCCGCCAAAGCCAAAATCACAACCGGCTCCGAAGAAAAAAACCTTCGGCCCCGTTCTGAACGGCAAATCCTGA